A region from the Drosophila ananassae strain 14024-0371.13 chromosome 2L, ASM1763931v2, whole genome shotgun sequence genome encodes:
- the LOC6499337 gene encoding cryptochrome-1, with protein MATRGANVIWFRHGLRLHDNPALLAALAEKDQGIALLPVFIFDGESAGTKNVGYNRMRFLLDSLQDIDDQIQTLTDGRGRLLLFEGKPEHIFRRLHEQLRLHKICLEQDCEPIWNHRDETIRSLCHELGIEFVEKVSHTLWNPQSVIETNGGIPPLTYQMFLHTVQILGLPPRPVNDARLEDASFVQMDPELLRNLGYLEQIPTPEHFNVYGDNMGFLSKIRWRGGERQALLLLDERLKVEQHAFEKGYYMPNQALPNIQETPKSMSPHLRFGCLSVRRFYWSVHDLFKNVQLRACVRGVQMTGGAHITGQLIWREYFYTMSVNNPNYDRMDGNEICLSIPWAKRDETQLQKWRLGQTGFPLIDAAMRQLLAEGWLHHVLRNTVATFLTRGGLWQSWEHGVQHFLRYLLDADWSVCAGNWMWVSSSAFERLLDSSLVTCPVALAKRLDPDGAYIRQYVPELKNVPREFIHEPWRMNLQQQEQYECLIGVHYPDRLIDLSKAVKGNMLAMKTLRDSLITPPPHCRPSNEEEVRTFFWLADLTI; from the exons ACCCGAGGGGCGAATGTGATTTGGTTCCGACACGGATTGCGACTCCACGATAATCCTGCTTTGTTGGCGGCCCTCGCCGAAAAGGATCAGGGCATAGCCCTGCTACCTGTCTTTATTTTCGATGGAGAGAGTGCAG GAACCAAAAATGTTGGCTACAACAGAATGCGCTTCCTGTTGGACTCTCTCCAGGACATTGATGATCAGATCCAAACTTTAACTGATGGACGTGGCCGGCTCCTTCTCTTCGAGGGAAAACCGGAGCATATTTTTCGGCGCCTGCATGAGCAACTGCGTTTGCACAAAATCTGCTTGGAACAGGACTGTGAGCCTATCTGGAACCATCGGGACGAGACCATCCGATCGCTATGCCACGAATTGGGCATCGAGTTCGTAGAAAAGGTTTCCCACACCCTGTGGAATCCACAAAGTGTGATCGAGACGAATGGGGGCATTCCACCTCTTACATATCAAATGTTTTTA CACACTGTGCAAATCCTCGGCTTGCCGCCACGGCCTGTCAATGATGCCCGTCTGGAGGATGCCTCTTTTGTCCAGATGGACCCAGAGCTGCTGCGCAATCTTGGCTATTTGGAGCAGATACCCACTCCGGAACACTTTAATGTGTACGGGGACAACATGGGATTCCTGTCCAAGATCAGGTGGCGCGGCGGCGAAAGGCAagccctgctgctgctggacgAGCGTCTGAAGGTGGAGCAGCACGCGTTCGAGAAGGGCTACTATATGCCTAACCAGGCGCTGCCGAATATCCAGGAAACGCCCAAGTCTATGAGCCCCCACTTGCGATTTGGATGCCTTTCGGTGCGCCGCTTCTATTGGAGTGTCCACGATCTCTTCAAGAATGTCCAGCTAAGAGCCTGCGTACGTGGCGTTCAGATGACGGGCGGAGCCCACATCACTGGCCAGTTGATTTGGAGAGAGTACTTCTACACAATGTCCGTGAATAATCCCAACTACGACCGCATGGACGGTAACGAGATCTGCCTAAGCATACCCTGGGCGAAGCGGGATGAGACTCAGTTGCAGAAATGGCGTCTGGGCCAGACCGGATTTCCGCTGATCGATGCTGCAATGCGTCAGTTACTGGCCGAGGGTTGGCTCCACCATGTGCTCCGCAACACGGTGGCTACCTTCCTGACCCGAGGCGGCTTGTGGCAGAGCTGGGAACACGGCGTGCAACACTTCCTTAGGTATCTCTTGGACGCCGACTGGTCGGTCTGCGCCGGCAACTGGATGTGGGTCTCCAGTTCGGCGTTCGAGAGGCTGCTGGACTCCTCTTTGGTGACCTGTCCGGTGGCCCTGGCCAAGCGTCTTGACCCGGACGGTGCCTACATCCGGCAATATGTCCCTGAGTTGAAGAATGTACCCAGGGAGTTTAT ACACGAGCCCTGGCGTATGAATCTGCAGCAGCAGGAACAGTACGAGTGCCTCATCGGAGTCCACTATCCGGATCGTCTTATCGACCTTTCCAAGGCCGTGAAAGGCAACATGCTGGCCATGAAGACCCTACGGGACTCCTTGATCACACCACCGCCGCACTGCAGGCCCTCGAACGAGGAGGAAGTGCGAACCTTTTTCTGGCTTGCGGATTTGACGATTTAA